A stretch of the Tachysurus vachellii isolate PV-2020 chromosome 26, HZAU_Pvac_v1, whole genome shotgun sequence genome encodes the following:
- the ercc6l gene encoding DNA excision repair protein ERCC-6-like — MMEEKQLLEQFNRSLNISNAESEEIYNRFRQQGKEAAQRGDLELSLRFFRQAFDLRPSDKMQSRILRLEEAIKELKVSEEEEEEFVDVLCCGLMMYKGLYEQLYEHQREGVAFLYSLHKDGRGGGILADDMGLGKTVQVISFLSAMYDAELINRTLLVMPTSLIKNWLSEFKRWTPGLRVKEFHGTSKTERSRNLERIQRGSGAIITTYQMLINNWQQLASFAGQEFIWDYIILDEAHKIKSSSTKSAKSVKAVPAQHRLLLTGTPVQNNLREMWALFDFACQGALLGSAKTFKTEYENPITRAREKDATPGEKALGLKISQNLTELIRPYFLRRTKAEVQKRKLLAHKTKEEDQKQEKQNQQSTRVNEVPSLTRKTDLIVWTYLSDVQENIYRQFISLDHIKQLLTTTRSPLAELTVLKKLCDHPRLLSARAITQLGFGAGPVDLHEEEGQSAASSIVDVTDETLISESGKLSFLLSLMESLRDEGKRTLVFSQSRKMLDIIERVLTNRKFHLLRVDGTITQLAERERRIALFQTDARYSVFLLTTQVGGVGLTLTAANRVVIFDPSWNPATDAQAVDRAYRIGQTHDVIIYRLITCGSVEEKIYRRQVFKDSLIRQTTGDKKNPFRYFSKQELKELFTLEDTHSSSTQLQLQSLHSSVCRSDPELQCYISALKAMNVFGVSRHDLLFSNEEHEESLQDEETHYIEQRVQKAQELVQAESQLHSLMTDNVNQNTEPAWLRLSRQQGPYQHTAIGGGKTTPPCYNLSPPAIVDLTQSRSDEMEMSVDGGMQLKDECVIDLSPQVRENSFVGQVFKSVDEEQSLIVEEQSDDVLTHSNQIIHISPLKQSDLSVALLETESTIPKTLSLSSHEACVKADSYVSKALLGVGLDSSTDSKAETDLSKSVVGVESSLNPDSTSNELQESESFQGNFNLKLEDSAELLSEDKQEDFDQEDVEISTGGEDFQLQMDDTREKMEECNFDSVKKKSLDESPLWFIKKKKARVIYDSEEDGQEEEEAEKPALASSPLASSFTGLGCSTPKSALYNGTNRRCSMNISIASRRSLVESLLQDMEEEDEEEEEEEPEVGKQPEDEGSSEGAELNHASEVSGTYDDESLLEETEPNEISLTSFVCVEPSGETLNSEQSQCEEEEEGDVVKGFTDESTDVELASSEVLDQCAPSEVQNPNYVEHPEESFDSLVSSGRRCLADGRKQEALDFFLKAIDINSGDSEIQLLIIQLYRHLSQ; from the exons atGATGGAAGAGAAACAGCTGCTGGAACAGTTTAATAG gtcGTTGAATATCAGTAATGCAGAAAGTGAGGAGATCTATAACAG gttcaGGCAGCAGGGGAAGGAAGCAGCTCAGCGAGGTGATCTTGAACTTTCTCTTCGTTTTTTTCGGCAAGCATTTGATCTGCGGCCGAGCGACAAAATGCAGAGTCGAATCTTGCGATTGGAGGAAGCCATCAAGGAACTAAAGGTatcggaggaggaggaggaggagtttgTAGATGTGCTCTGCTGTGGCTTGATGATGTATAAAGGACTTTATGAGCAGCTGTATGAGCACCAGAGAGAGGGTGTGGCCTTCCTGTACAGCCTGCACAAGGACGGGCGGGGTGGCGGCATCCTTGCTGACGACATGGGCCTGGGCAAAACGGTGCAAGTCATCAGCTTTCTGTCGGCTATGTATGATGCTGAGCTGATTAACCGCACACTTCTTGTTATGCCCACCTCCCTCATCAAGAACTGGCTGAGTGAATTTAAGCGCTGGACCCCTGGTCTACGTGTCAAAGAATTTCATGGCACCAGCAAAACAGAGCGCAGCCGGAACCtggagcgaatccaacgtggGAGTGGAGCCATCATCACCACCTATCAAATGCTAATTAATAACTGGCAGCAGCTGGCTTCATTTGCTGGGCAAGAGTTCATCTGGGATTACATCATCCTAGATGAAGCACACAAGATCAAAAGCTCATCAACAAAGAGTGCAAAGAGTGTGAAAGCAGTTCCAGCACAACACCGCCTCCTGCTCACTGGCACACCGGTTCAGAACAACCTACGGGAGATGTGGGCACTGTTTGACTTTGCCTGCCAGGGTGCATTGCTGGGCAGTGCCAAGACCTTTAAAACAGAGTATGAGAACCCAATCACACGGGCGAGGGAGAAAGATGCCACACCTGGAGAGAAAGCTCTTGGGCTTAAAATCTCACAGAATCTGACGGAGCTCATCAGACCATACTTTCTACGGAGGACCAAAGCTGAAGTACAGAAAAGGAAACTGCTTGCACACAAAACTAAAGAGGAAGATCAGAAACAGGAAAAGCAGAATCAGCAGAGCACTAGAGTGAATGAGGTTCCATCTCTAACACGAAAGACAGATCTGATTGTGTGGACGTACCTGAGTGACGTTCAGGAGAACATCTACAGACAATTCATTTCTCTGGACCACATCAAACAGCTGCTGACCACCACGCGCTCACCTCTTGCAGAGCTCACGGTGCTCAAAAAGCTCTGTGACCATCCCAGATTGCTCTCTGCCCGAGCCATTACTCAGCTCGGATTTGGGGCGGGGCCAGTTGACCTCCATGAGGAAGAAGGCCAGtcagctgcaagcagcattgtAGATGTGACAGACGAGACGCTGATCAGCGAGTCTGGAAAGCTGAGTTTCCTTCTGAGTTTAATGGAGAGTCTGAGAGATGAGGGCAAGCGCACGCTTGTCTTCTCCCAGTCCAGGAAGATGCTGGACATCATTGAGCGTGTGCTAACCAACAGGAAGTTCCATTTGCTGCGTGTGGACGGCACCATCACACAACTGGCTGAGAGAGAAAGGCGCATTGCTCTTTTTCAGACAGATGCACGCTACTCTGTCTTTCTGCTGACCACACAGGTGGGTGGAGTTGGCCTCACTCTCACTGCTGCCAATAGAGTGGTGATCTTTGACCCGAGCTGGAACCCTGCGACAGATGCGCAAGCAGTAGACCGAGCATACCGTATTGGCCAAACACACGACGTCATCATCTACAGACTCATCACATGTGGATCTGTAGAGGAGAAGATCTACAGacgacag GTGTTTAAAGATTCTTTGATCCGCCAGACTACGGGTGATAAGAAGAACCCATTTCGGTACTTTTCTAAGCAGGAGCTGAAGGAGCTTTTCACACTGGAGGACACGCACTCATCTTCCACTCAGCTGCAGTTGCAGTCACTTCACTCTTCTGTGTGCCGCTCTGACCCTGAGCTGCAGTGTTACATCTCTGCTCTGAAGGCCATGAACGTGTTTGGTGTGTCCCGTCATGACCTGTTGTTCTCTAATGAGGAGCATGAAGAGAGCCTGCAGGACGAGGAGACTCATTACATTGAGCAGCGTGTACAGAAAGCGCAGGAGCTTGTCCAGGCCGAGTCCCAGCTGCACAGTCTCATGACGGACAATGTCAATCAAAACACAGAACCCGCTTGGCTTCGGTTGTCACGGCAACAGGGCCCATACCAACACACAGCAATCGGTGGTGGCAAAACCACGCCCCCCTGCTATAACCTCAGCCCACCTGCCATAGTGGATCTCACCCAATCACGCTCAGATGAGATGGAAATGAGTGTGGATGGAGGGATGCAGCTaaaggatgagtgtgtgatagaCCTATCTCCGCAGGTCAGAGAGAACAGTTTTGTTGGACAAGTATTTAAGAGCGTAGATGAAGAGCAGAGTTTAATTGTAGAGGAGCAATCTGATGatgtactcacacactcaaatcaGATCATACACATCTCTCCCTTAAAGCAGTCAGATTTATCTGTAGCTCTGCTGGAGACAGAGTCAACGATACCTAAAACATTGTCCTTGAGCTCACATGAAGCCTGTGTTAAGGCTGACTCGTATGTGTCTAAAGCTCTTTTGGGGGTGGGATTAGATTCATCTACAGATTCAAAGGCAGAAACTGATTTGTCTAAATCAGTGGTTGGAGTGGAGTCCAGCCTTAACCCTGATTCTACTTCAAATGAACTGCAGGAATCAGAGTCTTTTCAAGGTAACTTTAACCTGAAGCTGGAAGACAGTGCAGAGCTGCTGTCAGAGGACAAACAGGAGGATTTTGATCAGGAAGATGTGGAGATAAGTACAGGGGGTGAAGACTTTCAGTTGCAGATGGATGACACTAGAGAGAAGATGGAGGAGTGTAACTTTGATAGTgtgaaaaaaaagtcattagatGAGTCACCTCTTTGGTTTatcaagaagaaaaaagcacGAGTCATCTATGATAGTGAGGAAGATGGgcaagaagaagaggaggcgGAGAAACCTGCTTTGGCTAGCAGTCCATTAGCTAGCAGCTTCACTGGCCTTGGATGTTCCACACCCAAATCTGCGCTGTATAATGGTACCAACCGCAGATGCAGTATGAACATTTCAATTGCGTCACGACGGTCTTTAGTAGAGTCACTGCTGCAGGacatggaggaggaggatgaagaagaggaggaggaggaaccaGAGGTGGGGAAGCAGCCAGAGGATGAAGGCAGCTCTGAAGGTGCTGAGCTTAACCATGCATCTGAAGTCAGTGGAACATATGACGATGAATCATTGTTGGAGGAGACAGAGCCTAATGAAATATCCCTTACATCATTCGTTTGTGTAGAGCCAAGTGGAGAAACACTAAATTCAGAACAAAGTCAgtgtgaggaggaagaggaaggtgaTGTTGTAAAGGGTTTCACTGATGAATCAACTGATGTTGAACTAGCTTCTAGTGAAGTATTGGATCAGTGTGCACCCTCTGAAGTCCAAAATCCAAATTATGTTGAACATCCAGAGGAATCATTCGACTCTCTGGTGAGTTCTGGGAGACGTTGTTTGGCTGATGGGAGGAAACAGGAAGCACTGGATTTTTTTCTAAAGGCTATTGACATTAACTCTGGAGATAGTGAGATACAATTGCTTATCATCCAACTATACAGGCATCTgagtcagtaa